The genome window aacgaccttcttcatcaacgccTAGCAATGAATCAGCTGGTCCGAGGGTGGTGGCGTCACGGCAACAGCAGAGTTTACTGCATACAGACTACACGGAATGGGAGACACTGAAAGTCAGCGAGGTGTTCTCTGTCACGTTGAATGTGAGTATCCTTGATACGAATCTTGCTGATTCTCCTCAGAAACAgaaggcggaagagaaagactGGCGCCTCTGCTGGTTAAAAGATCTGGAGCAAGAATTGGTGTCAGAAGGTGGGTTACCATCAACAATAGATAGCTGACCGTTCAAAGGCGTCTCGCAACCGTTGCAGACAACAGCCGACTTCGCGGACAGACTGCTCATCGCAAGATTGTCCCTTGATCAGGCATCGATGGCCAGCTCGTAGGTTTGATCTGAACGGACCTTGACTGACGAATAGTGATGACCCGGATGTGCTTGTTGTCCTTGCTGGTTTGCCAACAAGCGAGACGATCTTCGAATACTTGACCGGTTGTTGGAAGAGGCTTTATGTAGCCAACAGGGAATCTCACAAATTCGTGGGTTATGGCCACGAGCGACGCAGCTGACAGCCAGGCATTCAAcaatgatgagaagaaaAGCTGGTCCGCTACATTTGACAAGGTTAAAGCGTTGATCATCTCCTACTGTGGGATGACACTAGAGGATCCGACAATGTTCCCTCAACCTTCAGAGTAAGTGATCGTAGTGATCTGCTCGGACCATTCTTTAACCCTGACATCGTCGTAGTAAACCCGTTGGACCCGCCGAGTTCCTACCATTACTCTTGTCGGTCACACCGAACACCGATCCCAACGCAGACAGCTTAACATCAACGGCCAAGACTGGTCCATCTCACGCTGCTGCCTTGACTGGCCCCGATCTCCTTCCATTTCTCAACGACCTTTCGGTCGGTTTCCCTAGCGAGACTATGGCCGACGTCATCACTCCGACTCTCAGTCTGTTCTTTCAAGAGTGGTACAAAATCTTTCCCACGCCTGACCTGCTTGGTCCTGATTGGCGGAGGTACCTCGGTGCGGTTGGGCTTTTCGTCCAGGTCAAGGCGATTGCTGCGTTGGTGAGTTCGAGCATGGAGAGACTGAGCTGATCAAATATCAGTTGCCAACACTTGGTGTTTGGGTTGCCCCAAATGTGACAGCTCCGAAGCTAGAATGGCAATCTTTATTAGGGCCGTTGACTCGACTGAGCGTCTTTCCCCGTGAATTTGTGAGTGTAAAATTGAGCGGTACCTGCTGACTTAGTAGCCTGAGATTTGGAAAACATATTTTTCGAACCCAACAGAAcgaaagaaggaggatattGACGCCAACAAGAGCAATCTGCGTTACACCTTGACCGCTTTGCATGTAAGCCCTAGCTGATTCAATGGCTCGGCCGACCGCTGACCCTCGTGCAGACGTCCCTTTTCAACATATACAACGCTATCGTTCGAGCGTCTCCAGAGTCCCGAGAAGGAGTcctcgacttcttcgccttgacaCTTCGCCTGAATGAGAAGCGAGCTGGtatgagggtgagtcggacTTTATCGAAGACGCGCTGACTATCAGGTGGACCCAAAAACTGTTTCTTCCGACGGTTTCATGTGTAACTTGCAGATAGTCTTGATGAAGCTGTTCGAACCGGTCATGGATGTGCAGTTTTCAAAGGTATGTTTCCTGTCGGCGGAATATGCTGACCAGGCAGATCGACAAGGTCGACTCAGGTTATTACAAATCATCCACAAGACTGAatatcgaggatgagaccAAGATCCGAGGAACGAAAGAGGAGGCGGACGAATATTTCGGTAATGCtatggaaggtgagtttctggATTATCGAACTGACTGACGTCTGGACAACAGTCGACGCAAAGCCGAACTTCATTTCCGATCTTTTTTTCTTGACCAACGCTTTCGTTCATCTCGGTGTAGTGAAGACCATCGCCACACGGACGCGAGCGGAGAAGAACATTTCGGAGATGGAAAAGGAGCTGAAGCGAATGGAGGCAACCAGAGGCAGCTGGGTAGGGGTGAGTTTTTTGATGCTGCTACCTATCGCTTCTAGTACTGATGCTGAGCAGAACCCTGCTATGGAGGCGCAAGGCGAAGCGGGCATCAAGAAactcaaggtgagtcctgCTGCAATGTCACGACTGACAAATTCAGGGCGATATCGCCATTTTACATGCTTCAATCCACGCCTACGACACGCAGCTCCTGGACAAAGCTATGATCAGACTCAATGTCTCGTTCCTTGGCTTCTTGATGACTTGGCTTGTTCGATTGGTCGATCCAAGCCGGAGGCACCCAGCGACGCCTATAAGGTGAGTGCTGTTCCTGAGGCCATGACTGACAAAGCAGTCTGCCGTTGCCCGCGGAAGCCCCTCTTGATTTCCGCATGCTGCCGGAATATCTCTTTGACAACATAGCAGAGTACTACGATTTCctatccaggtgagtgatctgaTTTTTCTCGAGCCGTAGCTAACAGCGCTCCAGATACGAACCAGATGCTATGGAAGACCTTGACAAGGATATTTTGATCACCTTCGCTATCACCTTCCTGTCTCCGAATTACGTCAACAACCCATTTTTGAAGGCCAAACTCGTTTCAGTGAGTTACACTCATTGTTCCATGTATCTCTGCTGACTCCCGGTCAGATATTGTCGTATGGACTGTGGCCTATGGGTTACTGGCGTCGTGGAGCGCTCTTTGACCGTCTGAGTGTACACGAGATGTCAACAAAGCATCTTATGCCTACACTCATTCGTTTCTACATAGGTACGTTCTGGGTGATATGGGCTAGCTGACGACTTTGCAGATGTAGAGATCACGGGTGGACACACGCAGTTCTGGGGTGAGTTGTCTCGTAAGAGCGCTTGCATAGTCTACATGCTAATTCACGGCTCGTCCATAAGACAAATTCAACTTCAGGTACAGCACAGGTCCTTGTATAGCGACGACATTGCTGACTGTCCCATAGGCGAGACATCAGTCGAATCTTCAAGTCTATGTGGAcgaatcctcttcatcgtgAAGCCTTCGTCAAAGCCAGACAGTAAGTCAAAGAGATGCAATTCGACGCTGATTGCTGCAGTGACGATTTTGACCAATTCATCCGATTTGTCAACATGTTGATGAGCGACACTACTTTCCATCTCGAGGAATCGCTCACCGGACTGGCAAAGGTCAGCTCTATCCAGGCACAGCAAGCCAATGCCGACGCTTGGACCGCACTACCTCAGGCGGAAAGGGATGATTTGGAGAGTCAAGCGCGTCAAGCTGAGGGCTCCGCCCCCTTCCATACTCAGATGGGCTTGGAAAACGTCAAGTTGATTAGGGATGTGACGGCTACGACACGAGAACCGTTTGTCACCTCAGAGATTGTTGATAGACTTGCAGCTGTGAGCTTGTGCCCGCCTCTCGTCTAGACGATGGCTGACGATGTCTGGTAGTCGCTGGACGAAAATCTTGCTGCGCTCGTTGGTCCCAAGATGGCAGAACTCAAGGTTTCCAACCCTGACAAATTTTCGTTCAAGCCCAAGGAGCTCTTGGCTGCCATCGCTCAAATATACTTAAATCTATCCAACGAGCCAGACTTCATCCGTGCCGTTGCCAACGATGGTCGAAGTTATTCCAAGGAGCTATTCGAGAAATTTGCGCGAACCTTGAAGAACAGGGCAATCATGACTGATGCCGAGGTGGCTGAGGTCATTGCCTTTACCcagaaggtcgaggacaTGAGGGCAACGATCTCagcagaggatgagagggataTTCCGGATGAGTTCCTGGGTATGTCATGCTAGGCCTCTGTCAACGACTACATGCTGACATTCTACATGTTTGTTTTATAACAGACCCATTGTTATCAACTCGTATGTCCTCTACACACCATGTCTCAGTCCATTCGCTAACCCTTCTGCAGTCATGAAAGACCCCGTCATCCTTCCTGTATCTCGTGTAGTCATCGACAGAGGTACTATCAGGACCGTATTGCTATCCAAAGAGGTCGACCCTTTCAACAATGTTCCGTGCGTAGAATGGCGATTTGCTCGCACCCTTTCCGGATTGCTGATGACAGGCCTTAGACTCAAACTGGAAGAGTGCATTCCCGACACAGAACTGAAGGCCAAGATCGATGCTTGGCTGGCTGAAGGCAACACGCAAAAGGCAGTCGAGGTGATGGACGTGGATCAATTGTAGATAGACAGTTTCAGTAGAAtaagcagcagcagcagcatcaaCATCCATGCCATTTCCACCGTGACGTCATGACGCACGAACATCACCGAACAACTGATCTTTTTGATTTAGTTGTTGTTATAATCTTACATTGACTAACCAGTTTCATTGCACTGTTAACGACTGATTTCACTCTGCCAACCGATAAGTATACCCACAGCTCGCAATATGCCTTGGCAAAAGACTTTGTGAGTCGCATTTGATGAGACATCGCCGACGCCGGAGATTTCTAACACGAGCTGTTTCTCGACTAGCACTCTTCCCCCTCACACCAAGGGGATGCATCTCGTCACAAAGGCCGTTCTCAAGGAGTGTGAAGCTGGTCTGAAGAATGTGGATATTGGAATCTTCACTCTCAACTGTCTTCATACATCGGCTGGGCTGACTGTGAGTGACCCGATACCTGCCATGGTAGCCGAACGAGACTGATGGTTGACCATACTTACTCAGATCAACGAGAACTGTGATTCGTGAGTGAATTGCAAGCCATAGGTGGCGAAGTAGGAGCACTTACATTTCGTAACTCGTAGGACCGTTCGAACAGGTGCGTAGAATCAGATACTCAGAGAAATGACCTGCACAGCTGCTGATACACGCTGGACAGATATGGACATGGCACTTGATACGATAGTGCCCGAATCACTTCCATGGCAGCACACCGACGAAGGACCAGAGTACGTTCGGTCGTTCTAagacttcttctctcagCAGTGCTAATCACATCGCACGTACATAGCGATTCAGTCTCTCATCTGAAAACCTCTTTGATCGGCAATTCCATCACGATTCCCATCTCCAAAGGAAAACTTGTTTTTGGTACATGGCAAGGTATCTATCTCGCCGAGTTCAGACACAGCGGTGCAGGTTGGGGAGGTCAAGGTTCAGGGAGAAAAGTGATCGCTACTATACTGTGAGTCGAACAATCCTCGGCATCATGCTGACGGTCTCAGGCCTTAGAACTTGGTCTAGacggggaagaggagagttACGGTTCGATTCCCCATCTATGCATTTATGATACTTGACGCGTGAACTGAATTACAGaccatcccttctcttcccacaCCTTGTCAGGAGACTCGGTTTCTCCATTCACATCCCCTTTGATGTCTGGTGTCCGTTTTCTTTCACGCAACCAATCCCCTACTGATCGCTTGACGCCCAATCTCAAGCCCGCAGATAGGACGTCCACAATCGCTAGACTGGCATTGAGACCGTATACCATCGTCGCGGCATAGAAGAAGTTTGCGTTTCCGGTTCCAGTCAGCAGCCAAAGcgaatggagaagggggagtaAGATGGAAGTATAAAGATGTACGGTGAGGGTGAACAGCGGATGTCGAAGATCTGTCAAACAGTAGTCAGCATCTCAGACGTCTGACGAGAACAGACACGGATCCAACCCACTTGAGACGACCTCTGGGAAACATCCCAGAAGCCCAGCCCAGAGAGCCATATCCCCAAGAGCTGGATAGCTCTTCCAAGTGCTGAATATGCCGACCAACACCAAGATTGCGAACAAGGGATCATCCGACAATCGCATACAGATTGGAGCGACGTATATCAGGTTGTGGAtctgaaggaggtgattAGTGACAGCTGTTGATATGGCGATGGGTTCTTGCACTTACTTGGAATACCCCGAGGAAAAAAGTTCTGAAATGCTCAAACATCTCGGTGAAGAAGTACCACCACATTCCCACATTCGGCGTGAGGTCCGTCACATTCGTGCTGCGTCGTAGTCCATCAGCCAAGAAAGGAGGAGCTAGCTGAGGGAGTGGGATGGGACCTACATGACGCCCCAGGTTGGTCTCAGCCAGGAGAATCCGGCGAGCGTCCAATTTAAACCGGTGAAAGCGACGAAGAACGTTGTGAAAGTGAACAGCAGTGATAAAGTGCTCGTTGGGACTTTAGAAGGGGAGCTGCTGCCGTTTGACGGTCTCCGCAGGAGCATGATGATTGGAGGGAGTACAAGCAGGGGGTATAAAGACGAGTGTACTGCGata of Kwoniella shandongensis chromosome 3, complete sequence contains these proteins:
- a CDS encoding secondary thiamine-phosphate synthase enzyme is translated as MDMALDTIVPESLPWQHTDEGPDDSVSHLKTSLIGNSITIPISKGKLVFGTWQGIYLAEFRHSGAGWGGQGSGRKVIATIL